One Frankia alni ACN14a DNA window includes the following coding sequences:
- a CDS encoding TetR/AcrR family transcriptional regulator, whose protein sequence is MVNGRLPRGSLDSEVILMAAERLAAEAGLAEVTIRKVAAVLGVQHPAVHYHFPRRHDLVDALLGRAVRRFNEALPVIDSDDWETHLRGYWEGYRAALRSDPALFELVVGQWATMGRSQQALDSSYGRIDAQLGVLLRAGFTPEQAGYAYHLLSTYTRGCLASEHEFARYLGPDRDDALHGSHVDLPGDLDQFPNLHEVTKRGWSYTFATDADFDHGLTVIIAGLRAWLRAAG, encoded by the coding sequence ATGGTGAACGGTCGGTTGCCGCGGGGGTCGCTCGACTCCGAGGTGATCCTGATGGCGGCGGAGCGGTTGGCCGCGGAGGCGGGTCTGGCCGAGGTCACCATCCGCAAGGTGGCCGCGGTCCTCGGGGTGCAGCATCCCGCGGTTCACTACCACTTCCCTCGGCGGCACGATCTTGTCGATGCGCTGCTGGGGCGAGCGGTGCGGCGCTTCAACGAGGCCCTGCCGGTGATCGACTCCGACGACTGGGAGACGCACCTGCGCGGCTACTGGGAGGGCTACCGGGCGGCGCTGCGGTCCGATCCGGCGCTGTTCGAGCTGGTGGTGGGCCAGTGGGCGACCATGGGTCGGTCACAGCAGGCGCTCGACTCCAGTTACGGGCGGATCGACGCGCAGCTCGGGGTGCTGCTGCGGGCGGGCTTCACCCCCGAGCAGGCGGGGTACGCCTACCACCTGCTCTCGACCTACACGCGTGGGTGCCTGGCGAGCGAGCACGAGTTCGCGCGGTACCTGGGCCCGGACCGGGACGACGCGCTGCACGGGTCGCACGTGGACCTGCCCGGCGACCTCGACCAGTTCCCGAACCTGCATGAGGTCACCAAGCGCGGCTGGTCCTACACCTTCGCGACCGACGCCGACTTCGACCACGGTCTTACCGTCATCATCGCGGGGCTGCGGGCCTGGTTGCGGGCGGCGGGCTGA
- a CDS encoding HoxN/HupN/NixA family nickel/cobalt transporter: protein MAHAASGVGEPTLARRLIEFRRSLTGADRRSLAGMAGFIVLLHVVGFVVLLTLVTPHDYRLGGDHPVFTAGVGVLAYTFGLRHAFDADHIAAVDNATRKIIADHAARGAEGAGPQRRPLSVGFWFSLGHSTIVFALAFLLSVGIKSLVGPIEDDSSTLHTITGVIGPSVSGVFLWVLGILNLAALLGIVRVFREMRHGQYDEQELERRLESRGFMNRFLGGLTKTVTRPWNIYPIGVLFGLGFDTATEVGLLVLAGGAAAFNLPFYSILVLPILFAAGMCLMDTIDGVFMNAAYGWAFARPVRKVFYNLTITAISVIVALAIGTIELVGVLADRFTIESGPLAWIATINLDYAGYAIVGLFVLAWAVALAVWYFGRVEERWSANLTYESTRSTETTT from the coding sequence GTGGCTCACGCGGCTTCCGGCGTCGGCGAGCCGACCCTGGCGAGACGGCTGATCGAGTTCCGGCGCAGCCTCACGGGGGCCGACAGGCGGTCCCTGGCGGGGATGGCCGGGTTCATCGTCCTGCTGCACGTCGTGGGGTTCGTCGTCCTGCTCACCCTCGTCACCCCGCACGACTACCGTCTCGGTGGCGATCATCCCGTGTTCACCGCCGGGGTCGGCGTCCTGGCCTATACCTTCGGGCTGCGCCACGCCTTCGACGCCGATCACATCGCCGCCGTCGACAACGCCACCCGAAAGATCATCGCCGACCACGCGGCGAGGGGAGCCGAAGGCGCCGGCCCCCAGCGCCGACCGCTCTCGGTCGGGTTCTGGTTCTCCCTCGGCCACTCGACGATCGTGTTCGCGCTCGCGTTCCTGCTCTCCGTCGGCATCAAGTCCCTGGTCGGCCCGATCGAGGACGACTCCTCCACGCTGCACACCATCACCGGCGTGATCGGCCCGTCGGTCTCGGGGGTGTTCCTGTGGGTGCTCGGGATCCTGAACCTTGCCGCCCTGCTCGGCATCGTCAGGGTCTTCCGCGAGATGCGCCACGGGCAGTACGACGAGCAGGAGCTCGAACGGCGGCTGGAGTCTCGCGGCTTCATGAACCGTTTTCTCGGCGGCCTGACGAAGACGGTCACCAGGCCGTGGAACATCTACCCGATCGGTGTGCTGTTCGGCCTCGGGTTCGACACCGCGACCGAGGTCGGCCTGCTCGTCCTCGCCGGCGGCGCCGCGGCGTTCAACCTGCCCTTCTACTCGATCCTCGTGCTGCCGATCCTGTTCGCCGCCGGCATGTGTCTCATGGACACGATCGACGGCGTCTTCATGAACGCCGCCTACGGCTGGGCCTTTGCCCGCCCTGTCCGCAAGGTGTTCTACAACCTGACGATCACGGCCATCTCCGTGATCGTCGCCCTCGCCATCGGCACGATCGAACTCGTCGGCGTCCTCGCCGACCGGTTCACGATCGAGTCCGGGCCCCTCGCCTGGATCGCCACCATCAACCTCGACTACGCCGGCTACGCCATCGTCGGCCTGTTCGTCCTCGCCTGGGCCGTCGCGCTCGCCGTCTGGTACTTCGGCCGCGTCGAGGAACGCTGGTCCGCCAACCTCACCTACGAATCGACCCGGTCCACCGAAACGACCACCTGA
- a CDS encoding DMT family transporter — protein MGQRGGRHRGGRRDKTTAVTRRQDDKTTRGREDSAPSRPEHCAIPCLFGKGEATQLPAVVDSILACVTRRGWLLFVAMALFWGVPYLFIKVAVREVDPVVATFGRIAVAVVVLLPVALATRSFSGLRGCWLRLAMLGLVQIGVPFLCISVGERHVASSMASLLIATEPVFVALIAPRLTGERVSRRRAVGLGLGLGGVAALLGVRVGGDTVFLAGAGLVLLASGCYALGAVLVQRSPFVHLPRLGVVTAECVAAALVLLPVAALRLPGTTPSRKAQSSIVVLGVVCTALAWITCLALISEVGASRGTVFTCVNPLVAVALGVPFLHENLTRTMLLGFLLILTGSWLATGSGLPRRKVARTLGTIGVHGQAQKDPNSPSPASTSPRVRRLRFRGTAEPRRGAGRDPAVHDHVLPPRRRGSGNAAGPR, from the coding sequence GTGGGGCAGCGTGGTGGTCGCCATCGCGGCGGCCGCCGTGACAAGACGACAGCCGTGACAAGACGACAAGACGACAAGACGACGAGAGGACGAGAGGACTCGGCGCCGAGCAGGCCAGAGCACTGCGCCATTCCTTGCCTGTTCGGAAAAGGTGAAGCGACTCAGCTGCCCGCGGTGGTGGATAGTATTCTGGCCTGCGTGACTCGCCGTGGCTGGCTGCTCTTTGTTGCGATGGCGCTGTTCTGGGGCGTTCCGTATCTGTTCATCAAGGTCGCGGTTCGCGAGGTCGATCCCGTCGTCGCCACCTTCGGTCGCATCGCCGTGGCGGTGGTGGTGCTGCTGCCCGTGGCACTGGCGACCAGGTCCTTCTCGGGTTTACGGGGATGCTGGCTCCGTCTCGCCATGCTCGGACTGGTTCAGATCGGCGTGCCTTTCCTGTGCATCAGCGTCGGGGAACGCCATGTCGCCTCGTCGATGGCCAGCCTGCTGATCGCGACGGAACCCGTGTTCGTGGCCCTGATTGCGCCGCGTCTGACGGGGGAACGGGTGTCACGGCGCCGTGCCGTGGGCCTGGGCCTCGGCCTGGGCGGTGTTGCCGCGCTGCTGGGCGTGAGGGTGGGCGGGGACACTGTGTTCCTGGCCGGCGCGGGGCTCGTTCTTCTCGCCTCGGGGTGCTATGCCCTGGGCGCGGTGCTGGTGCAGCGCAGCCCGTTCGTCCATCTTCCGCGGCTGGGCGTGGTCACGGCGGAGTGCGTCGCGGCGGCCCTGGTCCTGCTGCCCGTGGCGGCCCTTCGCCTACCAGGGACGACCCCGAGCCGGAAGGCGCAGAGCAGCATTGTGGTGCTGGGCGTGGTGTGTACGGCGCTGGCCTGGATCACCTGCCTCGCGTTGATCTCCGAGGTCGGCGCGAGTCGAGGGACCGTGTTCACCTGTGTCAATCCCCTGGTGGCGGTGGCGCTGGGCGTTCCCTTTCTGCACGAGAACCTCACGAGAACGATGCTCCTCGGCTTTCTGCTGATTCTCACGGGCTCGTGGCTGGCGACGGGAAGCGGACTCCCGCGCCGGAAAGTGGCACGAACCCTCGGCACGATCGGCGTGCACGGGCAGGCACAGAAGGACCCGAACTCGCCTTCGCCTGCGAGCACCAGCCCCCGCGTCCGGCGCCTGCGGTTCCGCGGAACCGCGGAACCGCGCCGTGGTGCCGGTCGGGACCCCGCCGTCCACGATCATGTCCTCCCACCTCGACGGCGAGGATCAGGGAACGCGGCCGGCCCTCGCTGA
- a CDS encoding threonine ammonia-lyase, translating to MQGTRLDTARIRAARRIIDPVFLDTPLYRCEALEPDLGCAVSIKLETANPVRSFKARGTEMVASGLAETGARPVVCASAGNLGQALAWSGRGRGLDVTVVASRHAPAAKLARIRALDAGVELVDGDFDLARERAAAIARRDGIRLVEDSLDLETCEGAATIGLELVDTGPPFNIGPSFDAVLLALGGGALATGVGHVVKALAPDVEVICVQPLGAPAMTHSWRRRRVVTTDATNTIADGVAGRRPIPAVLNDLLLVADDAVLVREASIIAGMRLLLDHAGLVVEPSAALGVAAILEDRDRFAGRHVVTVVCGSNVDVDAYRRWVGAGRRRGEDSATSSPE from the coding sequence GTGCAGGGAACGCGTCTCGACACCGCCCGGATCCGAGCGGCTCGCCGGATCATCGACCCGGTGTTTCTCGACACTCCGCTGTATCGCTGCGAGGCGCTGGAACCCGACCTCGGCTGCGCGGTGAGCATCAAGCTCGAAACGGCGAATCCGGTGCGCAGCTTCAAGGCCCGCGGCACCGAGATGGTCGCGAGCGGGCTCGCCGAGACCGGCGCGCGGCCCGTGGTGTGCGCCAGCGCCGGCAATCTCGGCCAGGCCCTCGCCTGGTCCGGTCGCGGCCGGGGGCTCGACGTCACCGTCGTGGCCTCCCGCCACGCGCCCGCGGCCAAGCTGGCCCGCATCCGTGCATTGGACGCCGGGGTGGAGCTGGTGGACGGCGACTTCGACCTGGCTCGTGAGCGGGCCGCGGCCATCGCGCGCCGCGACGGCATCCGGCTGGTCGAGGACAGCCTGGACCTCGAGACGTGCGAGGGCGCGGCGACCATCGGCCTGGAACTCGTCGACACCGGGCCGCCATTCAACATCGGGCCGTCGTTCGACGCGGTCCTCCTCGCGCTCGGCGGCGGAGCGCTGGCGACCGGGGTGGGTCATGTGGTGAAGGCCCTGGCGCCCGACGTCGAGGTGATCTGCGTCCAGCCGCTGGGCGCACCGGCGATGACCCACTCGTGGCGCCGGCGGCGCGTCGTCACCACCGACGCGACCAACACCATTGCCGACGGCGTCGCCGGTCGACGTCCCATCCCGGCCGTCCTCAACGACCTCCTCCTCGTCGCCGACGACGCGGTCCTGGTCCGGGAGGCGTCGATCATCGCCGGGATGCGGCTGCTCCTCGACCACGCCGGCCTCGTGGTCGAGCCGTCGGCCGCGCTCGGCGTGGCGGCGATCCTCGAGGACCGGGACCGTTTCGCCGGCCGCCACGTCGTCACCGTCGTGTGCGGCAGCAACGTCGACGTGGACGCCTACCGTCGCTGGGTCGGGGCGGGACGGCGTCGGGGCGAGGATTCGGCAACGTCGTCACCGGAGTAG
- a CDS encoding phosphotransferase has protein sequence MTEFETEITAGLVRDLLRDQHPDLAELPLREVAGGWGNQMWRLGDELAVRIQRMETNPENQLKERRWLPLLAPRLPLPIPVPVRSGAPCERFPKMWTVMTWVPGLPLDHGSITRGEHAADTLAAFLRALHVPAPADAPVDTGRGAHPRDCTDGFEKFFDSVDADAIGADAADVRAVWDDAVAAPAWEGPPVWVHGDLHPANVVVADGTLAGVVDFGDMFVGDPALDLAAAWVLLPAGAAARFFAAYGEADHATVRRARGLAACKSLFLMLMGQNGDRGLPGGKPAWGPAGRTALDRVLSERLTRFHE, from the coding sequence ATGACCGAGTTCGAGACCGAGATCACCGCGGGTCTCGTCCGCGACCTGCTGCGGGACCAGCATCCCGACCTGGCCGAGCTGCCGCTGCGCGAGGTGGCGGGCGGCTGGGGCAACCAGATGTGGCGCCTCGGGGACGAGCTGGCCGTCCGGATCCAGCGCATGGAGACGAACCCCGAAAACCAGCTCAAGGAGCGCCGGTGGCTGCCGCTGCTCGCCCCACGCCTGCCGCTGCCCATTCCCGTCCCGGTGCGCAGTGGTGCGCCCTGCGAGCGTTTCCCCAAGATGTGGACGGTCATGACGTGGGTGCCGGGCCTGCCGCTGGACCACGGGTCGATCACCCGCGGCGAGCACGCGGCCGACACCCTGGCGGCGTTCCTCCGGGCGCTGCATGTGCCAGCGCCCGCCGACGCCCCGGTGGACACGGGCCGCGGCGCGCACCCCAGGGACTGCACCGACGGCTTCGAGAAGTTCTTCGACTCCGTCGACGCTGACGCGATCGGCGCCGACGCCGCCGACGTCCGGGCCGTCTGGGACGACGCCGTCGCGGCCCCCGCCTGGGAGGGTCCGCCGGTGTGGGTGCACGGCGATCTGCATCCCGCGAACGTCGTCGTCGCGGACGGCACGCTGGCGGGCGTGGTCGACTTCGGCGACATGTTCGTCGGCGACCCGGCGTTGGACTTGGCGGCCGCCTGGGTCCTGCTGCCGGCCGGCGCGGCCGCACGCTTCTTCGCCGCCTACGGGGAGGCTGACCACGCGACGGTCCGGCGCGCCCGCGGGCTGGCCGCGTGCAAGAGCCTCTTCCTGATGCTGATGGGCCAGAACGGGGACCGCGGCCTGCCCGGCGGCAAGCCGGCGTGGGGTCCGGCGGGACGGACGGCGCTCGACCGGGTCCTGAGCGAGCGTCTGACCCGATTCCACGAGTAG
- a CDS encoding fatty acid desaturase family protein gives MGADAVATSSAAAEPASAPVPTPPAAVRGSEYAELRRQVAAAALFDGRAGWYSARFAVSLGLLAAGWWAFVALGDSWWQLATAAFLAVMFTQVAFLGHDAGHRQICLGRRGNDALGLLAGNMLVGLSYGWWVAKHNRHHRHPNQVGRDPDLAPGAFVFTAAEAGRRRGWARRLTRHQASLFFPILLLEGLNLHVASVRELAERRDRTGRRDRTVAAEAGLLVVHLAGYLTAVALVLSPVRAVVFVLVHQGLFGLYMGCAFAPNHKGMTILAGDEPDFLRRQVVTARNIRGGRVTDVVFGGLNYQIEHHLFPSMPRPSLRRAQPLIRAFCQAHEVGYRETGALASYGEALRHLHRIGGPLRHPTPEKRLATASDLAAVAGAAVST, from the coding sequence ATGGGCGCGGACGCCGTGGCCACAAGCAGTGCAGCAGCAGAACCCGCTTCGGCGCCGGTGCCGACGCCGCCGGCGGCAGTCCGTGGCAGCGAGTACGCCGAACTGCGGCGCCAGGTCGCCGCCGCCGCGTTGTTCGATGGCCGGGCCGGCTGGTATTCCGCCCGGTTCGCGGTGAGTCTGGGCCTGCTCGCCGCCGGCTGGTGGGCGTTCGTCGCGCTGGGCGACTCGTGGTGGCAGCTGGCCACGGCGGCGTTTCTGGCGGTGATGTTCACCCAGGTGGCGTTTCTCGGGCACGACGCGGGCCACCGCCAGATCTGCCTCGGCCGGCGGGGCAACGACGCCCTGGGCCTGTTAGCGGGAAACATGCTGGTGGGGCTGAGCTACGGCTGGTGGGTGGCCAAGCACAACCGGCACCACCGCCACCCCAACCAGGTTGGTCGCGACCCGGACCTCGCCCCCGGCGCATTCGTGTTCACCGCCGCCGAGGCCGGGCGGCGCCGCGGGTGGGCGCGCCGGCTGACCCGCCACCAGGCGTCGCTGTTCTTCCCAATTCTCCTGCTGGAGGGACTGAACCTGCACGTGGCCAGCGTGCGGGAGCTGGCCGAGCGCCGCGACCGGACCGGCCGGCGGGACCGGACCGTCGCCGCGGAGGCGGGGCTGCTGGTGGTGCACCTCGCCGGCTACCTCACCGCCGTCGCCCTGGTTCTCTCGCCGGTCAGGGCGGTGGTCTTCGTGCTGGTCCATCAGGGGCTGTTCGGCCTGTACATGGGCTGCGCGTTCGCGCCCAACCACAAGGGGATGACGATTCTCGCCGGCGACGAGCCCGACTTCCTGCGCCGGCAGGTGGTGACCGCGCGCAACATCCGGGGTGGCCGGGTCACCGACGTCGTGTTCGGGGGGCTGAACTACCAGATCGAACACCACCTGTTCCCGAGCATGCCGCGGCCGAGCCTGCGCCGGGCCCAGCCGCTGATCCGCGCGTTCTGCCAGGCCCACGAGGTCGGCTACCGGGAGACCGGCGCGCTGGCCTCCTACGGCGAGGCGCTGCGGCATCTGCACCGGATCGGCGGGCCGCTGCGGCACCCGACCCCGGAAAAGCGGCTGGCCACCGCCTCCGACCTGGCCGCCGTCGCGGGGGCGGCCGTGTCCACGTGA
- a CDS encoding GAF and ANTAR domain-containing protein encodes MSAERERQVTRAFVSLANSLVDRFDVVDLLDGLTADCARLLDVESAGLLLADHRGTLHLVAASSERTRNLELLQLQRDQGPCLDCYRAGAPVSVADLRTATARWPRFVAAATQAGFVSVHALPMRLRDTVLGALGLFGTQVGTLSEDDLSLGQALAHVASVAIVQDKAATDQIVINEQLKGALSSRVVLEQAKGFLAQRGNLGMDEAFGRLRTYARDHNLRLTDVARAVVAREIPAQRLLDHAATRASRPRRAKPS; translated from the coding sequence GTGAGCGCCGAGCGGGAACGTCAGGTCACCCGGGCGTTCGTGTCGCTGGCGAACAGCCTGGTGGACCGCTTCGACGTGGTGGACCTCCTGGACGGGCTGACCGCGGACTGCGCGCGGCTGCTCGACGTCGAGTCCGCGGGCCTGCTCCTGGCCGATCATCGCGGCACCCTGCACCTGGTGGCGGCGTCCTCCGAACGCACCCGCAACCTGGAACTGCTCCAGCTCCAACGCGACCAGGGGCCGTGCCTGGACTGCTACCGGGCGGGGGCGCCCGTCAGCGTCGCGGACCTGCGCACGGCCACGGCGCGCTGGCCGCGGTTCGTCGCCGCCGCCACGCAGGCCGGCTTCGTCTCGGTCCACGCCCTTCCCATGCGGTTGCGGGACACGGTCCTGGGCGCCCTCGGGCTGTTCGGCACGCAGGTCGGGACGCTCAGCGAGGACGACCTGAGTCTCGGCCAGGCCCTCGCGCACGTGGCGAGTGTCGCGATCGTGCAGGACAAGGCGGCCACCGACCAGATCGTCATCAACGAGCAGTTGAAGGGCGCGCTGAGCAGCAGGGTCGTCCTGGAACAGGCCAAGGGCTTTCTGGCGCAGCGCGGGAATCTCGGGATGGACGAGGCGTTCGGTCGGCTGCGGACCTATGCCCGCGACCACAACCTGCGGCTCACCGACGTCGCCCGCGCGGTCGTCGCCCGGGAGATCCCCGCCCAGCGCCTGCTCGATCACGCCGCCACCAGAGCGTCTCGACCGAGGCGCGCCAAGCCGAGTTGA
- a CDS encoding GAF and ANTAR domain-containing protein has translation MAAGSGLAAADGLCRACVRLLGVDGAAVSVVRDGVSTGTFGSSGALSRRLDELQFTFGEGPCLDAVREGRPALVPDLTLTTETPWPVFAGAVMAVGVRAVFALPVVLAGAPIGALDLFRHTPGPLGGENLAGGLFAARLASLPLLDLAGGDLDWEAVGDSGEGLREFASLERVEVYQATGMIMAQCDVGPAEALVRLRAYAFAHDLTASEAAWRVVQRQVALDDDSAWVLPDDDPGMIA, from the coding sequence GTGGCGGCCGGCAGCGGCCTGGCGGCGGCCGACGGGCTGTGCCGGGCGTGCGTGCGGCTGCTCGGGGTCGACGGGGCCGCGGTCTCGGTGGTGCGCGACGGCGTCTCGACCGGGACGTTCGGCTCCAGCGGCGCGTTGAGCCGGCGGCTGGACGAGCTCCAGTTCACCTTCGGGGAAGGCCCCTGTCTCGACGCGGTGCGCGAGGGTCGCCCGGCGCTGGTCCCGGACCTCACGCTGACGACCGAGACCCCGTGGCCGGTGTTCGCCGGCGCGGTGATGGCCGTCGGGGTGCGGGCGGTGTTCGCCCTGCCCGTGGTGCTCGCCGGTGCGCCCATCGGCGCCCTGGACCTGTTTCGCCACACTCCCGGCCCGCTGGGCGGGGAGAACCTGGCCGGCGGTCTGTTCGCCGCGAGGCTGGCCAGCTTGCCGCTGCTGGACCTGGCGGGCGGGGATCTGGACTGGGAGGCCGTCGGTGACAGCGGCGAGGGGTTACGGGAGTTCGCCTCCCTCGAGCGGGTCGAGGTCTACCAGGCCACCGGGATGATCATGGCTCAGTGCGACGTCGGTCCGGCCGAGGCGCTGGTGCGACTGCGGGCCTACGCGTTCGCGCACGACCTGACCGCGAGCGAGGCCGCGTGGCGGGTGGTGCAGCGTCAGGTGGCGCTCGACGACGACAGCGCCTGGGTCCTGCCGGACGACGACCCGGGGATGATCGCGTGA
- a CDS encoding STAS domain-containing protein, translated as MTREAVEADAEPPPVESPQHVWVADRLAVTVHHGSAETGVEVRGEIDLASVGALRSALFAAVRGGSPTVVVDLAEVDFLDALGLGALVAARTRARASGQRLVVIGARPLTYRLFALTNLAAPFDVRHH; from the coding sequence GTGACCCGGGAAGCGGTCGAGGCCGACGCCGAGCCGCCACCAGTCGAATCCCCGCAGCACGTCTGGGTCGCCGACAGGCTGGCGGTGACGGTCCACCACGGATCCGCCGAAACCGGCGTCGAGGTGCGTGGAGAAATCGACCTGGCCAGCGTCGGGGCGTTGCGCTCGGCGCTGTTCGCGGCCGTCCGCGGCGGGTCCCCCACCGTCGTGGTCGACCTCGCCGAGGTCGACTTCCTCGACGCCCTGGGGCTGGGAGCACTGGTCGCCGCCCGCACCCGGGCGAGGGCCTCGGGGCAGCGCCTGGTCGTGATCGGCGCCCGTCCCCTGACCTACCGGCTGTTCGCACTCACCAACCTCGCGGCACCGTTCGACGTCCGCCACCACTGA
- a CDS encoding catalase — protein MPTARHSDQAASRSAAANGAAEDNAARLAAPTQEGVYLTSAQGLRLPDTDHSLKVGERGPTLLEDFHLREKITHFDHERIPERVVHARGAAAHGVFESYGTAASVTKARFLAVKGRQTPVFTRFSAVLGSRGSADTVRDTRGFAVKFYTSEGNVDLVGNNIPVFFIQDGIKFPDVIHAGKPRPDREIPQAQSAHDTFWDFVSLHTEATHHVLWNMSDRGLPRSYRTMEGFGVHTFRLVNEEGLTSLVKFHWKPVSGVHSLVWEEAQIAAGVDPDFHRRDLADAIDAGAFPEYELGIQVLPDDGTHTFEGIDLLDPTKLVPEELAPVQLIGRLTLNANPTNYFAETEQVAFHTGNLVPGIEVTDDPLMQARLFSYLDTQLTRLGGPNFTQLPINRPHCPVNDLLRDGAHQSAIHTGLAAYLPNSVDEGLPLVAAEAEGGYVQRERPVEGRVVRANPVSFDDHFSQAAMFYRSVSPIERAHIVEAFAFELGKVYDKAIKERQLRVLANVDADLSARVAAALGLPAPDGSPPDVALAPSLSQLVTEPGPVAGRRIGVIASLDADLGGIDKLRKAVASLGVQLLVVAPVGGVLHHGRHTEVVERTNLTARSVEFDAVVVAGDTSPRDALQVADALKVTLLLQEAYRHLKPLAAWGSGARVLAAAGITADHAGVLVADAVTKTFTDRLTLALGLHRVWDRAEEVMANATAPVHPDLVPH, from the coding sequence ATGCCAACCGCCCGTCACTCTGATCAGGCCGCCTCCCGGTCGGCCGCCGCCAACGGCGCCGCCGAGGACAACGCCGCCCGCCTGGCGGCACCCACCCAGGAGGGCGTCTACCTGACGTCCGCGCAGGGGCTCCGGCTCCCCGACACCGACCACTCCCTCAAGGTCGGCGAGCGCGGCCCCACGCTGCTGGAGGACTTCCACCTCCGCGAGAAGATCACCCATTTCGATCACGAACGGATTCCGGAACGGGTCGTGCACGCCCGCGGCGCCGCCGCGCACGGCGTCTTCGAGTCCTACGGGACGGCGGCGTCGGTGACCAAGGCCCGGTTCCTCGCCGTCAAGGGTCGCCAAACGCCCGTGTTCACCCGGTTCTCCGCCGTCCTTGGATCCCGCGGGTCGGCGGACACCGTCCGCGACACCCGCGGCTTCGCCGTGAAGTTCTACACCAGCGAGGGAAACGTCGACCTCGTCGGCAACAACATCCCGGTGTTCTTCATCCAGGACGGCATCAAGTTCCCCGACGTCATCCACGCCGGCAAGCCGCGCCCGGACCGGGAGATTCCGCAGGCGCAGTCGGCCCACGACACCTTCTGGGATTTCGTCTCCCTGCACACCGAGGCCACCCACCACGTCCTGTGGAACATGAGTGACCGCGGTCTTCCCCGGTCCTATCGCACGATGGAGGGTTTCGGCGTCCACACGTTCCGGCTGGTCAACGAGGAGGGCCTCACGAGCCTGGTGAAGTTCCACTGGAAACCGGTCAGCGGCGTCCACTCCCTCGTGTGGGAGGAGGCGCAGATCGCCGCCGGGGTCGATCCGGACTTCCACCGCCGGGACCTGGCCGACGCCATCGACGCCGGCGCCTTCCCCGAGTACGAGCTCGGCATCCAGGTCCTGCCCGACGACGGCACGCACACGTTCGAAGGCATCGACCTGCTCGATCCCACCAAACTGGTGCCCGAGGAACTGGCGCCCGTGCAGCTGATCGGCCGGCTGACCCTGAACGCGAATCCGACGAACTACTTCGCCGAGACCGAACAGGTCGCCTTCCACACCGGCAACCTCGTCCCCGGCATCGAGGTCACCGACGACCCTCTCATGCAGGCCCGGTTGTTCTCCTACCTCGACACCCAGCTCACCCGCCTCGGCGGCCCGAACTTCACGCAGCTACCGATCAACCGGCCGCACTGCCCGGTCAACGACCTGCTCCGCGACGGCGCCCACCAGTCCGCGATCCACACCGGCCTCGCGGCCTACCTGCCCAACAGCGTCGACGAGGGTCTGCCGCTCGTCGCGGCCGAGGCCGAGGGCGGCTACGTGCAGCGGGAGCGGCCCGTGGAAGGCCGCGTCGTACGTGCCAACCCGGTCTCCTTCGACGACCACTTCTCCCAGGCTGCGATGTTCTACCGCAGTGTCAGCCCGATCGAACGGGCGCACATCGTCGAGGCCTTCGCCTTCGAACTGGGCAAGGTGTACGACAAGGCCATCAAGGAACGCCAGCTCAGGGTGCTCGCCAACGTCGACGCCGACCTGAGCGCCCGGGTCGCCGCCGCGCTGGGTCTACCCGCTCCCGACGGCTCGCCGCCCGACGTCGCCCTGGCCCCCTCGCTGTCCCAGCTCGTGACGGAGCCGGGCCCCGTCGCGGGCCGGCGCATCGGGGTGATCGCCAGCCTGGACGCCGACCTCGGCGGCATCGACAAGCTCCGCAAGGCCGTGGCGAGCCTCGGGGTGCAGCTCCTCGTCGTCGCCCCCGTCGGCGGGGTCCTCCACCACGGCCGGCACACCGAGGTCGTCGAGCGGACGAACCTCACCGCCCGCTCCGTCGAGTTCGACGCCGTCGTCGTCGCCGGCGACACCTCCCCGCGCGACGCCCTGCAGGTGGCGGACGCGCTCAAGGTGACGTTGCTGCTCCAGGAGGCCTACCGGCACCTCAAGCCGTTGGCCGCGTGGGGCTCCGGTGCCCGCGTCCTGGCCGCCGCCGGCATCACCGCCGACCACGCCGGCGTCCTCGTCGCCGACGCGGTCACCAAGACGTTCACCGACCGCCTGACCCTCGCGCTCGGGCTGCACCGCGTGTGGGACCGGGCCGAGGAGGTCATGGCCAACGCGACGGCGCCGGTGCACCCGGACCTCGTGCCCCACTGA